In Rothia mucilaginosa, one genomic interval encodes:
- a CDS encoding alpha/beta hydrolase: protein MTSADFSPAPFAVPNAAASSVDAPSVEAPNAAAPAVALPDLEYTLYQPQQLKSRIPALMIHGFATRGDQLYGGTGWIRQYLRAGYPVLAVNLPYHTNTYLKDPQFTVDCKLPAHTQVMSSEIPFDSVPSVNTTGQRLTPIHLLTNALAQLLRAVATENNLDVELQPRAHVIGFSFGARVGWELALTHPEAVASLTLGGLPLHDHLITLRAMLEAHEGTSASASAETPAADSTAEAIASFTSIIDGSPIQPDALLKFVRIPFGPFFDVPALRAGSPDLPAGHPGAHPRVPVAVVLGDADTIAADGAELYDMVRDNNPLNRFISLPGRDHVNALTSGAFRRGALAFAAEVEAAEVETAE from the coding sequence ATGACCAGTGCAGATTTCTCTCCCGCGCCCTTTGCTGTACCCAACGCCGCTGCGTCCAGTGTTGATGCACCCAGTGTTGAAGCGCCCAATGCCGCCGCGCCCGCCGTTGCTCTCCCTGACCTCGAGTACACCCTCTACCAGCCGCAGCAGCTCAAAAGCCGTATCCCCGCCCTCATGATTCACGGCTTCGCCACCCGCGGTGACCAGCTCTACGGGGGCACCGGCTGGATTCGCCAATATCTGCGCGCCGGATACCCTGTACTAGCTGTCAATCTGCCCTACCACACGAACACATACCTCAAAGACCCACAGTTCACGGTTGACTGCAAACTGCCTGCCCATACGCAGGTTATGAGCAGTGAAATCCCGTTCGATTCGGTGCCCTCTGTCAATACGACGGGTCAGCGCCTCACCCCCATTCACCTGCTCACCAACGCACTTGCCCAGCTGCTGCGAGCCGTCGCCACGGAGAACAACCTCGACGTGGAGCTACAGCCGCGCGCACACGTTATCGGTTTCTCCTTCGGCGCCCGCGTCGGATGGGAACTCGCCCTCACCCACCCGGAGGCGGTCGCATCCCTCACCTTGGGCGGACTGCCCCTGCACGACCACCTCATCACCCTGCGCGCCATGCTCGAAGCGCACGAGGGGACCAGCGCCTCCGCGAGCGCAGAAACCCCCGCGGCGGACTCCACCGCCGAGGCGATCGCCTCCTTCACCTCGATTATTGACGGCTCCCCCATCCAGCCCGACGCGCTACTGAAGTTCGTTCGGATTCCCTTCGGCCCGTTCTTCGACGTGCCCGCCCTGCGCGCCGGATCCCCGGATTTGCCGGCGGGCCACCCGGGCGCGCATCCGCGCGTACCCGTTGCGGTGGTACTCGGTGACGCGGACACCATCGCCGCCGACGGTGCGGAACTCTACGATATGGTGCGCGACAACAACCCGCTCAACCGTTTCATCTCCCTGCCCGGCCGCGACCACGTGAACGCACTGACCTCGGGCGCGTTCCGACGCGGCGCGCTCGCCTTCGCCGCTGAGGTGGAGGCGGCAGAGGTAGAAACGGCAGAGTAA
- a CDS encoding YihY/virulence factor BrkB family protein produces MAAHTGSSTDTSSTTVSAGARRGLFSRKKKPAAPKYASVKLRDFPKGSILYILRRAIFKFGVNGASDMAAALTYFTVLSIFPALLAIVSLLGVFGHGEESAAVILAFLKDNAPAQMYAIMEDPIKQITGDHGAGLVLLTGILSAIWSASGYTGSFGRALNTVYGVREGRPGWILKPLNVLVTTVIIILVVLMMLMLLLGVTVLDMVGQYVPKTVDMELIKLLWLNGRWVLILFMAIALITLLYSTTPNVRRFKPWKLSPGAALALFGMGLGGFGFTLYANNFSKYNATYGLIGGVIVMLLFIWIMNNMLLFGAHLDAEIMLMRQIIAGEDDRGLLKVQPRSTSASRALEARQERLMSAGRELQQQAAGQGMLPKPKGPSIAARVQKAVDTNTAMIRTLIADGKERLDNAKTQQAKADATAEAAESKAKTDSQQQTLFDPGTDKSTGAAQKN; encoded by the coding sequence TTGGCTGCACACACCGGCTCTTCCACGGACACCTCCTCAACCACGGTGTCCGCCGGAGCTCGACGCGGACTCTTCTCCCGTAAGAAGAAGCCCGCAGCCCCCAAGTACGCCAGCGTGAAACTACGCGACTTCCCCAAGGGCAGCATCCTCTACATCCTGCGCCGTGCCATCTTCAAGTTCGGCGTAAACGGCGCAAGCGACATGGCGGCAGCACTCACCTACTTCACCGTGCTGTCCATCTTCCCCGCCCTGCTGGCAATCGTCTCGCTACTGGGTGTGTTTGGGCACGGTGAGGAAAGCGCCGCGGTCATCCTCGCCTTCCTCAAGGACAACGCACCCGCCCAGATGTACGCCATTATGGAAGACCCCATCAAGCAGATTACCGGCGACCATGGCGCAGGCCTGGTGCTGTTGACCGGTATCCTCAGTGCGATCTGGTCCGCCTCCGGGTACACCGGATCCTTCGGCCGAGCACTCAACACCGTCTACGGGGTGCGTGAAGGCCGCCCCGGCTGGATTCTCAAGCCGCTGAACGTCCTCGTCACCACCGTGATCATCATCCTCGTGGTACTCATGATGCTCATGCTGCTACTGGGCGTAACTGTCTTGGACATGGTCGGTCAGTATGTACCCAAAACTGTGGACATGGAGCTCATCAAGCTCCTCTGGCTCAACGGCCGCTGGGTGCTGATTCTATTCATGGCGATCGCCCTGATTACCCTGCTTTACTCCACCACCCCGAACGTGCGCCGCTTCAAGCCGTGGAAGCTCTCCCCCGGCGCGGCGCTGGCACTCTTCGGTATGGGTCTGGGCGGTTTCGGCTTCACCCTCTACGCCAATAACTTCAGCAAATACAACGCCACCTACGGCCTGATCGGTGGTGTGATCGTGATGCTGCTGTTCATCTGGATTATGAACAATATGCTGCTCTTCGGCGCGCACCTGGACGCAGAAATCATGCTCATGCGCCAAATCATTGCCGGCGAAGACGACCGCGGACTCCTGAAGGTTCAGCCGCGCAGCACCTCCGCATCCCGTGCGCTGGAGGCACGTCAGGAGCGGCTCATGTCTGCAGGACGCGAACTGCAGCAGCAGGCGGCAGGCCAGGGCATGCTCCCCAAGCCGAAGGGCCCCTCCATTGCGGCTCGCGTACAGAAGGCGGTGGACACCAACACCGCCATGATTCGCACGCTCATTGCCGATGGTAAGGAGCGCCTCGACAACGCCAAGACGCAACAGGCGAAGGCAGACGCCACGGCGGAAGCCGCCGAATCTAAGGCGAAGACTGACTCTCAGCAGCAGACGCTCTTCGACCCGGGCACCGATAAGTCCACCGGTGCGGCACAGAAGAACTAA
- a CDS encoding malate:quinone oxidoreductase, with product MVARTERTDVVLVGGGIMSATLGVFLKELEPTWNIILLERLDKVAQESSNPWNNAGTGHSALCELNYAPAGPDGTVSAAKALNINEQFQVSRQFWASLVEKNILTDTSFINPVPHMSLVFGEDHSKYLAARYDSFRKEKLFERMQFSADRDKIAEWAPLTVKGRKGNEQMAATWSPEGTDVNFGFLTEQLVDYLQTKGVEVRYGYQVTNLNRESNGSWTVDAINRINKDEPLSINAKFVFLGAGGGALHLLQKSGIEEGKGYGGFPVSGLFLRNTHEATANQHNAKVYGQASVGAPPMSVPHLDTRYVDGKRALLFGPYAGFKTNFLKQGSVLDLPLSLRLHNLYPMTRAGLDNFSLVKYLLSELVKNKNARLETLHQYYPEADGGEWELIEAGQRVQIMKKDAKKGGILQFGTEVVSAADGSIAALLGASPGASTAAPIMLNLLKQCFPAKMAGWEPRLKELIPGYGVKLNDNHDLADEVMAHTAKVLGIHN from the coding sequence GTGGTAGCACGTACTGAACGAACCGACGTCGTCCTGGTCGGCGGCGGCATCATGAGCGCCACCCTCGGCGTGTTCCTCAAGGAGCTCGAACCGACCTGGAATATTATCCTGCTCGAACGCCTCGACAAGGTTGCTCAGGAATCCTCCAACCCCTGGAATAACGCAGGTACCGGCCACTCGGCACTGTGCGAACTCAACTACGCCCCCGCTGGTCCCGACGGCACTGTCTCCGCTGCCAAGGCTCTGAACATTAACGAGCAGTTCCAGGTTTCGCGCCAGTTCTGGGCATCCCTGGTTGAGAAGAATATTCTGACTGACACCAGCTTCATCAACCCGGTACCCCACATGTCTCTGGTCTTCGGTGAGGACCACTCCAAGTACCTGGCTGCACGCTACGATTCCTTCCGCAAGGAGAAGCTCTTCGAGCGCATGCAGTTCTCCGCTGACCGCGACAAGATCGCTGAGTGGGCACCGCTGACCGTCAAGGGCCGTAAGGGTAACGAGCAGATGGCCGCAACCTGGTCCCCCGAAGGTACCGACGTGAACTTCGGTTTCCTCACCGAGCAGCTGGTCGATTACCTGCAGACCAAGGGTGTTGAGGTTCGCTACGGCTACCAGGTCACCAACCTGAACCGCGAATCCAACGGCTCCTGGACCGTTGACGCCATCAACCGCATCAACAAGGATGAGCCCCTGAGCATCAACGCGAAGTTCGTGTTCCTCGGCGCCGGTGGTGGCGCCCTGCACCTGTTGCAGAAGTCCGGCATTGAAGAGGGTAAGGGCTACGGCGGCTTCCCCGTCTCCGGTCTGTTCCTGCGCAACACCCACGAGGCTACCGCAAACCAGCACAACGCTAAGGTGTACGGTCAGGCTTCGGTGGGTGCGCCTCCCATGTCTGTGCCCCACCTGGACACCCGCTACGTGGACGGCAAGCGCGCCCTGCTCTTCGGCCCCTACGCCGGTTTCAAGACGAACTTCTTGAAGCAGGGTTCCGTACTGGATCTGCCGCTGTCCCTGCGCCTGCACAACCTGTACCCCATGACCCGTGCAGGTCTGGACAACTTCTCCCTGGTCAAGTACCTGCTCTCCGAGCTGGTCAAGAACAAGAACGCTCGCCTGGAGACCCTGCACCAGTACTACCCCGAGGCTGACGGCGGCGAGTGGGAGCTCATCGAGGCCGGCCAGCGCGTCCAGATTATGAAGAAGGACGCGAAGAAGGGCGGCATCCTGCAGTTCGGTACCGAGGTTGTTTCTGCAGCTGACGGCTCCATTGCGGCGCTGCTGGGTGCATCCCCCGGTGCTTCTACCGCGGCTCCGATTATGCTGAACCTGCTCAAGCAGTGCTTCCCCGCAAAGATGGCTGGCTGGGAGCCTCGCCTGAAGGAACTCATCCCCGGTTACGGCGTGAAGCTCAACGACAACCACGACCTGGCTGATGAGGTTATGGCTCACACCGCTAAGGTTTTGGGTATTCACAACTAG
- a CDS encoding ABC transporter substrate-binding protein, which produces MQHQPYASSAVGNSDALLRAAAGSSGLSRRAVLRFGALFSAGLALSACSDQSSAGSSADSSASASSADTRRVFRFAQGAAPLGLDPALFPVASTYQVTAQVLQTLLVANHYTGDPEVQDSLCSDWKVSDDRLTHTFVLREVHFSNGVALTADAVVQNFQRWQALATGEGTATLAVPAQPLFAWGFGVPKPGSVDPSAVEPTPVQASPSGAATPTASASASATASETATPSASPSVSASASASDAARPSDKKPAQNASVLYAVQPFMPLVSSVVANGNSVVVTLSRPSLAFPRILTQQAFGIIEPSLFGADLKLTGHPVGTGAFRVESFKDGTVRLLKNTHFEGQAPELDEIQISTLTSSDKRYFALMEGHIDACDQVNSTDLGQLARDGYQTPGRDPFSLVYLGLNTAHPVLKNISVRRAISHAVDRGALRQYYPQGTSDAQTLISPSFRIKADDAKDYTDRNQDMARSLLAAAGYDNQVIECYYPADVSLPWMDTPQKVYSEMVASLIEVGLNIKPVPLPWAEYLPKSREVSSERGITLAGFYGMYRDPYAFFGPVLAPLIAEHQVRSLITNAPSDMTTGLTKKSSDVPSSGGSDSNVRISATPSPHPSYSPDPLTPEEEASASASPSPSATPSPSPTAAAVAPSPRFTEILEAIRTADSADSVDSQRELYAKVLSQLGQFMPAVPLLNVTSKVAVSREVQGYQTEQNAIELFSKLRKL; this is translated from the coding sequence GTGCAGCATCAGCCTTATGCATCGTCAGCTGTTGGCAATTCTGATGCGCTGCTGCGAGCCGCTGCCGGCTCGAGTGGCTTGAGTCGACGCGCCGTTTTGCGTTTTGGCGCGCTTTTTAGTGCTGGTTTGGCGCTTTCTGCGTGTTCCGATCAGTCGTCTGCTGGTTCATCTGCTGATTCTTCGGCGAGTGCGTCCTCTGCTGATACTCGTCGTGTGTTTCGTTTTGCGCAGGGTGCGGCGCCGTTGGGTTTGGATCCGGCGTTGTTTCCTGTGGCGAGTACGTATCAGGTGACGGCGCAGGTTTTGCAGACGTTGTTGGTGGCGAATCATTACACGGGTGATCCTGAGGTTCAGGATTCGTTGTGTAGTGACTGGAAGGTTTCTGATGACCGTTTGACGCATACGTTTGTGTTGCGTGAGGTGCATTTTAGTAATGGCGTTGCGTTGACTGCGGATGCTGTGGTGCAGAATTTCCAGAGGTGGCAGGCGTTGGCTACGGGTGAGGGTACTGCTACTTTGGCAGTGCCTGCTCAGCCGTTGTTTGCGTGGGGTTTTGGTGTGCCGAAGCCGGGTTCTGTTGATCCTTCGGCGGTGGAGCCTACGCCTGTTCAGGCGTCTCCATCTGGTGCCGCTACTCCGACTGCTTCTGCGAGCGCCTCCGCTACTGCTTCTGAGACTGCTACCCCGAGCGCATCCCCGTCGGTTTCTGCTTCTGCGAGCGCTTCTGATGCTGCGCGTCCGAGTGATAAGAAGCCCGCGCAGAATGCTTCTGTGCTGTATGCGGTGCAGCCTTTTATGCCGTTGGTTTCGTCGGTGGTGGCGAATGGTAACTCTGTGGTGGTGACGCTGTCGCGTCCTTCGTTGGCGTTCCCGCGTATTTTGACGCAGCAGGCGTTCGGCATTATTGAGCCTTCGCTTTTTGGTGCTGACCTGAAGTTGACGGGGCACCCGGTGGGTACGGGTGCGTTCCGTGTGGAGTCGTTCAAGGACGGCACGGTGCGTCTGCTGAAGAATACCCATTTTGAGGGTCAGGCACCTGAGCTGGATGAGATTCAGATTTCGACCCTCACTTCGTCGGATAAGCGTTATTTTGCGCTGATGGAGGGTCATATTGATGCGTGTGATCAGGTGAATTCAACTGATCTGGGTCAGTTGGCGCGTGATGGTTATCAGACTCCGGGTCGTGACCCGTTCTCGCTGGTGTATTTGGGTTTGAATACAGCGCATCCGGTGTTGAAGAATATTTCGGTGCGTCGCGCTATTTCGCATGCGGTGGACCGTGGCGCACTACGTCAGTATTATCCGCAGGGCACCTCGGATGCGCAGACGCTGATTTCGCCGTCGTTCCGCATTAAGGCTGATGACGCGAAGGATTACACGGACCGCAATCAGGATATGGCGCGCTCACTGTTGGCGGCGGCAGGGTACGACAATCAGGTGATTGAGTGCTACTACCCTGCCGATGTGTCTCTGCCGTGGATGGATACTCCGCAGAAGGTGTATTCGGAGATGGTGGCTTCGCTGATTGAGGTGGGCCTGAATATTAAGCCGGTGCCTCTGCCGTGGGCTGAGTATCTGCCGAAGAGCCGTGAGGTTTCTTCTGAGCGCGGTATTACGCTGGCTGGTTTCTACGGCATGTACCGTGACCCGTATGCGTTCTTTGGTCCGGTGTTGGCGCCGCTGATTGCTGAGCATCAGGTGCGTTCGTTGATTACGAATGCGCCATCGGATATGACGACTGGTTTGACGAAGAAGAGTTCTGATGTGCCCTCGTCGGGCGGTTCAGATTCGAATGTACGGATTTCTGCGACTCCGAGCCCGCACCCGAGCTATTCGCCGGATCCGTTGACTCCTGAGGAGGAGGCTTCGGCTTCTGCATCGCCGAGCCCGTCGGCAACTCCTTCGCCGTCGCCTACTGCTGCGGCTGTGGCGCCGTCGCCTCGTTTTACGGAGATTCTGGAGGCGATTCGTACCGCAGATTCTGCCGATTCGGTGGATTCGCAGCGTGAGTTGTACGCGAAGGTTCTGTCTCAGCTGGGTCAGTTCATGCCGGCGGTTCCGCTGCTGAATGTGACGTCTAAGGTGGCTGTGAGCCGTGAGGTTCAGGGTTATCAAACGGAGCAGAATGCGATTGAGCTGTTCAGTAAGCTGCGTAAGTTGTAG
- the bcp gene encoding thioredoxin-dependent thiol peroxidase, whose protein sequence is MSVRLEPGVPAPAFTLADASGVEHSLSDYAGSKVILYFYPKASTPGCTKEACDFRDNLASLKSLGYVVLGVSPDSPAAIARFVEKESLTFPLLSDADHAVAEAYGAWGEKKNYGRVYEGLIRSTFVIDEQGVISVAQYNVRATGHVAKLRRDLGIDPK, encoded by the coding sequence ATGAGTGTTCGTCTTGAGCCGGGTGTTCCGGCGCCTGCTTTTACCCTTGCTGATGCGTCGGGTGTGGAGCATAGTCTGAGTGATTATGCGGGCAGCAAGGTGATTTTGTATTTTTATCCGAAGGCGTCGACTCCGGGTTGTACTAAGGAGGCGTGCGATTTCCGCGATAATTTGGCGTCGTTGAAGTCGTTGGGTTATGTGGTGTTGGGTGTTTCTCCGGATTCGCCGGCGGCTATTGCGCGTTTTGTGGAGAAGGAGTCGTTGACGTTCCCGCTGCTGTCTGATGCTGATCATGCGGTGGCTGAGGCGTATGGTGCGTGGGGTGAGAAGAAGAATTACGGCAGGGTGTATGAGGGCCTGATTCGTTCGACGTTTGTGATTGATGAGCAGGGTGTTATTTCTGTGGCTCAGTACAATGTGCGTGCGACGGGTCATGTGGCGAAGTTGCGTCGTGATTTGGGTATTGATCCGAAGTAG
- a CDS encoding acetolactate synthase large subunit gives MTMGFSTSDDAANAPAERMTGSQAIVRTLEDLGVTDVFGLPGGAILPTYDPLYDSKKVRHILVRHEQGAGHAAQGYAVSSGKTGVCIATSGPGATNLLTAIADANMDSVPLVAITGQVSTALLGTDAFQEADIVGMAMPISKHSFMITDAQDIPRALAAAFHIASTGRPGPVLVDVTKDAQVGMMEYRGIPEDLELRGYTPVTRGHSKQIHEAAKFITESKRPVFYVGGGLVRAGASEEFYKLAKLIGAPVVTTLNAIGAFPDSDPQNLGMPGMHGTVPAVAAMQKSDLLITLGARFDDRVTGKVDSFAPEAKVIHIDVDPAEISKIRFADVPIVGDLKYVLPELTDLLSTEFADQLPNLTDWWNELNAIRKDYPLGYEKPSDGLGSPEYVLERISALTGPDAYYVTGVGQHQMWGAHYIKQESPRHFVSSAGLGTMGYGVPAGMGAKVAHPESTVWIIDGDGCFQMTNQELVTCAQNNIPVKVAIINNSSLGMVRQWQTLFYNERYSNTDLKDGHGTVRIPDFVKLGEAYGCATFRCERDEDVDATIKAALEINDRPVVIDFTVSPHALVWPMVPAGVSNDKIWVAKNTSPEFDREGEN, from the coding sequence ATGACCATGGGATTTTCCACTTCTGATGACGCGGCAAACGCTCCCGCAGAACGCATGACCGGTTCTCAGGCAATCGTCCGCACCCTCGAAGACCTGGGTGTGACTGACGTATTCGGCCTGCCTGGTGGAGCTATTCTGCCGACCTATGACCCCCTGTACGACTCCAAGAAGGTCCGCCACATCCTGGTCCGCCACGAGCAGGGCGCAGGCCACGCAGCTCAGGGCTATGCCGTGTCCAGCGGCAAGACCGGTGTGTGCATCGCAACCTCCGGCCCCGGCGCAACCAACCTGCTGACCGCAATCGCCGACGCAAACATGGACTCCGTCCCCCTCGTCGCAATCACCGGCCAGGTGTCCACCGCACTGCTCGGTACCGACGCATTCCAGGAAGCTGACATCGTCGGCATGGCAATGCCCATCTCCAAGCACTCCTTCATGATTACCGACGCGCAGGACATCCCCCGCGCGCTCGCAGCAGCATTCCACATCGCATCCACCGGCCGCCCCGGCCCCGTGCTCGTGGACGTCACTAAGGACGCGCAGGTCGGCATGATGGAATACCGCGGCATTCCCGAAGACCTCGAACTGCGCGGCTACACCCCCGTCACCCGCGGCCACTCCAAGCAGATTCACGAAGCAGCCAAGTTCATCACCGAATCCAAGCGCCCCGTCTTCTACGTCGGTGGTGGCCTGGTCCGTGCAGGTGCCTCCGAAGAGTTCTACAAGCTGGCTAAGCTCATCGGCGCACCCGTCGTCACCACCCTGAACGCTATCGGTGCATTCCCGGATTCCGACCCCCAGAACCTCGGCATGCCCGGCATGCACGGCACCGTCCCCGCCGTCGCCGCAATGCAGAAGTCTGACCTGCTCATCACCCTCGGCGCACGCTTCGACGACCGCGTCACCGGCAAGGTTGACTCCTTCGCACCCGAAGCTAAGGTCATCCACATTGACGTTGACCCGGCAGAAATCTCGAAGATCCGCTTCGCAGACGTGCCGATTGTCGGCGACCTCAAGTACGTCCTGCCCGAGCTGACCGACCTGCTCTCCACCGAGTTCGCAGACCAGCTGCCGAACCTCACCGACTGGTGGAACGAGCTCAACGCAATCCGCAAGGACTACCCGCTCGGCTACGAAAAGCCCAGCGACGGTCTCGGCTCGCCCGAGTACGTCCTCGAGCGCATCAGCGCCCTCACCGGCCCCGACGCATACTACGTCACCGGCGTTGGCCAGCACCAGATGTGGGGCGCACACTACATCAAGCAGGAAAGCCCCCGCCACTTCGTCAGCTCCGCAGGCCTGGGCACCATGGGCTACGGCGTTCCCGCCGGCATGGGCGCAAAGGTCGCGCACCCCGAATCCACCGTGTGGATCATCGACGGTGACGGCTGCTTCCAGATGACCAACCAGGAACTGGTCACCTGCGCACAGAACAACATCCCCGTCAAGGTTGCCATCATCAACAATTCCTCCCTCGGCATGGTGCGCCAGTGGCAGACTCTGTTCTACAACGAGCGCTACTCCAACACCGACCTGAAGGACGGCCACGGCACCGTACGCATCCCCGACTTCGTCAAGCTCGGCGAAGCATACGGTTGCGCAACCTTCCGCTGCGAACGCGACGAAGACGTGGACGCAACCATCAAGGCTGCCCTCGAAATCAACGACCGCCCCGTGGTCATTGACTTCACCGTCAGCCCCCACGCCCTCGTCTGGCCCATGGTCCCGGCAGGCGTATCTAATGACAAGATTTGGGTCGCGAAGAACACTTCGCCCGAGTTCGATCGTGAGGGAGAGAACTAA
- the ilvN gene encoding acetolactate synthase small subunit translates to MSQHTLSVLVEDKPGVLTRVSGLFSRRLFNILSLAVGPTENPGVSRITVVTEGDAHTIEQITKQLNKLVHVLKVVELPADSSTRRGHILIKVKADAVARLQIVQAADLFRASVIDVSPESVVIEATGSEEKLNALLDVLEPYGVREIVRAGTIGLARGPRAMSERI, encoded by the coding sequence ATGTCTCAGCACACTCTGTCCGTTCTGGTAGAAGATAAGCCGGGCGTTCTCACCCGCGTCTCCGGTCTGTTCTCCCGCCGACTGTTCAACATCCTCTCCCTGGCTGTGGGCCCCACCGAAAACCCCGGTGTCTCCCGCATCACCGTCGTGACCGAAGGCGACGCCCACACCATCGAGCAGATCACCAAGCAGCTGAACAAGCTCGTTCACGTGCTGAAGGTCGTCGAGCTTCCCGCCGACTCCTCCACCCGCCGCGGCCACATCCTGATCAAGGTCAAGGCAGACGCAGTAGCACGCCTGCAGATTGTTCAGGCAGCAGACCTGTTCCGTGCATCCGTGATTGACGTTTCCCCTGAGTCTGTTGTCATCGAGGCAACCGGTTCTGAGGAGAAGCTCAACGCACTGCTGGATGTTCTGGAGCCTTACGGTGTTCGCGAAATCGTTCGCGCCGGCACCATCGGCCTGGCACGTGGCCCCCGCGCTATGAGCGAGCGCATCTAA
- the ilvC gene encoding ketol-acid reductoisomerase, which produces MAATIFYNDDADLSLIQGRTVAVIGYGSQGHAHALNLRDSGVKVIVGLSEGSKSRAKAEAEGLRVATVAEAAAEADVIMILTPDQVQAKVYAESIEPNLKPGNALFFAHGFNIRFGYITAPEGVDVAMVAPKGPGHTVRREFEAGRGVPALVAVEKDASGEALALALSYAKALGATRAGVIKTTFTEETESDLFGEQAVLCGSTSQLVQYGFEVLTEAGYQPEIAYFEVLHELKLIVDLMIEGGIAKQRWSISDTAEYGDYVSGPRVISPEVKENMKAVLADIQNGNFAKRFMEDQAAGAPEFKALRAKGEAHPIEATGRKLRELFSWNSVDDDYTEGSVAR; this is translated from the coding sequence ATGGCAGCAACCATTTTCTACAACGACGACGCAGACCTCTCCCTGATCCAGGGCCGCACCGTAGCAGTTATCGGTTACGGCTCCCAGGGCCACGCACACGCACTGAACCTGCGTGACTCCGGTGTGAAGGTCATCGTCGGTCTGTCCGAGGGCTCCAAGTCCCGTGCCAAGGCTGAGGCAGAAGGCCTGCGCGTCGCAACCGTTGCAGAAGCAGCAGCAGAAGCAGACGTCATCATGATCCTGACCCCGGACCAGGTCCAGGCAAAGGTCTACGCAGAGAGCATCGAGCCGAACCTGAAGCCCGGCAACGCACTGTTCTTCGCACACGGCTTCAACATCCGCTTCGGCTACATCACCGCACCCGAGGGTGTCGACGTGGCAATGGTCGCCCCCAAGGGCCCCGGCCACACCGTCCGCCGCGAATTCGAAGCAGGCCGCGGCGTTCCCGCCCTGGTCGCAGTTGAGAAGGACGCATCCGGCGAAGCACTCGCACTGGCACTGTCCTACGCAAAGGCACTGGGCGCAACCCGTGCAGGCGTCATCAAGACCACCTTCACCGAAGAGACCGAGTCCGACCTGTTCGGCGAGCAGGCAGTCCTCTGCGGCTCCACCTCCCAGCTCGTCCAGTACGGCTTCGAGGTCCTGACCGAAGCTGGCTACCAGCCCGAAATCGCATACTTCGAGGTCCTGCACGAGCTCAAGCTCATCGTTGACCTGATGATTGAAGGCGGCATCGCTAAGCAGCGTTGGTCCATCTCCGACACCGCAGAGTACGGCGACTACGTCTCCGGCCCCCGCGTGATCTCCCCCGAGGTCAAGGAAAACATGAAGGCTGTCCTGGCAGACATCCAGAACGGCAACTTCGCAAAGCGCTTCATGGAAGACCAGGCTGCAGGCGCACCCGAGTTCAAGGCACTGCGCGCAAAGGGCGAGGCACACCCCATCGAGGCAACCGGCCGCAAGCTGCGCGAGCTGTTCTCCTGGAACTCCGTTGACGACGACTACACCGAAGGTTCCGTCGCTCGCTAA